From the genome of Bosea sp. Tri-49, one region includes:
- a CDS encoding DNA adenine methylase: MNSAYPSLTPPLKWAGGKRWLARKHASAFPVKFDRYIEPFVGGGAVFFALRPSQALISDINPLIATLYRALKSNYETVHDKLKLHSQNHSNDYYYCTRASRPTDDASIAAWLLYLNRTCYNGLYRVNLRGEFNVPRGTKDKILFDYDDFSGVSEALRGTEITHGDFEIVLSQAKDGDFVYIDPPYTVMHNNNGFIKYNENIFSWRDQERLAYEAQAAADRGAMILISNADHKSIWSLYEGRGTISAVARHSVIGGGAAYRSQSSELLIRLGY; the protein is encoded by the coding sequence ATGAATTCTGCATATCCCTCACTCACACCGCCACTAAAATGGGCGGGCGGCAAGCGTTGGCTTGCAAGGAAACATGCATCTGCGTTTCCCGTTAAATTTGATAGATATATTGAGCCTTTTGTTGGCGGAGGAGCGGTATTTTTTGCTTTAAGGCCGAGCCAAGCTCTCATATCGGACATTAATCCCCTTATAGCGACGCTCTACCGTGCACTAAAATCTAATTATGAAACCGTCCATGATAAGCTGAAACTGCACTCGCAAAATCATTCAAACGATTACTATTATTGCACGAGAGCGAGCCGCCCGACTGATGACGCCTCGATAGCCGCATGGCTACTATATTTGAATCGAACTTGCTACAATGGCTTGTATCGGGTGAATCTTCGTGGCGAATTTAATGTTCCAAGAGGAACAAAAGATAAAATACTATTTGATTACGATGATTTTTCAGGTGTATCCGAAGCGCTTAGAGGCACTGAGATCACCCATGGGGACTTTGAAATAGTTCTTTCTCAAGCAAAGGATGGTGATTTTGTATATATTGATCCACCATATACTGTAATGCATAATAATAATGGCTTTATCAAGTATAATGAAAATATTTTTAGCTGGAGAGATCAAGAAAGATTAGCATATGAGGCGCAAGCAGCAGCCGACCGTGGCGCCATGATCTTAATAAGCAATGCAGATCACAAGTCAATCTGGAGTCTCTACGAAGGAAGAGGAACGATTAGTGCCGTTGCTCGCCATAGCGTAATTGGAGGAGGAGCCGCCTACCGCTCACAGTCGTCTGAACTACTTATTCGCCTAGGGTATTGA